In Allocoprobacillus halotolerans, a genomic segment contains:
- a CDS encoding transposase codes for MTLRIVRFEATENNYVTIITNLSEDEFSLDDFRELYHFRWNEETAFNKVKNTLGMIYFHARKRQLIQQEINATFLMYNVSEIIINNIEMKQNCRYRYKANFANAVTNIRLYLRDLLEEDVLVSRIKKFLVPERPERSYKRSIKPKSVKPFNNRTS; via the coding sequence ATGACACTTCGCATCGTACGTTTCGAAGCCACTGAAAACAACTATGTGACAATCATCACGAACCTTAGCGAAGATGAATTTTCGCTTGATGACTTCAGGGAGCTGTACCACTTTCGCTGGAATGAGGAAACAGCCTTCAATAAGGTAAAGAATACACTTGGAATGATTTATTTCCATGCAAGAAAAAGACAGCTGATTCAGCAGGAAATCAATGCAACATTCCTGATGTATAATGTTTCTGAAATCATCATCAATAATATCGAGATGAAACAGAACTGCAGATACCGCTACAAGGCGAATTTTGCCAATGCAGTGACAAACATACGATTGTATCTCAGGGATCTATTGGAAGAAGATGTTCTTGTTTCAAGAATAAAAAAATTCCTGGTCCCTGAACGACCAGAAAGATCATATAAACGTTCTATAAAACCGAAATCAGTCAAACCGTTTAATAATAGAACGTCCTGA
- a CDS encoding transposase, whose amino-acid sequence MLAPVIFKRINQLFLSSFDNYATINGYRILAQDGSDINIPFEDDDTKILYNTLGSPCCQYHINALYDCLNHVFLDWSIDSATKKQECDALISIINNGHYPRNAIFTADRGYENYNLFAHFIENNLKFAIRVKDINTKSGIMTNISTPEGSFDMTVTRTLTRLQTKEIKANKEKYVFVPSTSKFDFWVQLRIIMK is encoded by the coding sequence TTGCTGGCCCCTGTCATCTTTAAGCGTATCAATCAGCTGTTTCTGTCAAGTTTTGATAATTATGCCACCATCAATGGCTATCGCATACTGGCTCAGGATGGTTCTGACATCAACATCCCTTTTGAGGATGATGATACCAAAATTCTGTATAACACTCTTGGCAGCCCCTGCTGTCAATATCATATCAACGCTCTATATGACTGCCTGAATCACGTCTTTCTCGACTGGAGTATTGATTCGGCAACGAAAAAGCAGGAATGCGACGCCCTCATCTCCATCATCAATAATGGGCATTATCCTAGAAATGCTATATTTACTGCTGATCGTGGCTATGAGAATTACAATCTGTTTGCCCATTTCATTGAAAACAATCTCAAGTTCGCCATTCGTGTCAAGGATATCAATACAAAAAGTGGCATCATGACAAACATATCTACACCTGAAGGCTCTTTTGACATGACTGTCACACGCACATTGACAAGACTTCAGACAAAGGAAATAAAAGCCAACAAGGAAAAATATGTCTTTGTTCCTTCTACATCCAAATTTGATTTTTGGGTCCAACTCAGGATTATTATGAAATGA
- a CDS encoding transposase translates to MAKHTYDKDFREGVIQYCLDHPDESYVSVSKRFGIHDTTIGGWMKSYKKNNDEVIIRGSGNYSSDEAKEIAKLRKELKDTKDALEILKKAIGILGK, encoded by the coding sequence ATGGCAAAACATACTTATGATAAAGATTTTAGAGAAGGAGTGATTCAGTACTGTTTAGATCATCCAGATGAATCATATGTAAGTGTATCAAAAAGATTTGGAATTCATGATACGACGATTGGTGGATGGATGAAAAGTTACAAGAAAAATAATGATGAAGTGATTATAAGAGGAAGTGGAAATTATTCAAGTGATGAAGCTAAGGAAATAGCCAAATTAAGAAAAGAACTTAAAGATACAAAGGATGCATTAGAAATCCTAAAAAAGGCTATTGGCATACTGGGAAAATAA
- a CDS encoding WYL domain-containing protein, with protein sequence MKNSHSKHVELSPIDTCFSNNEYYLLCQGARNPNDCLLYRLDYIKDVEIVKNSHFSFDEYQLQCFHEKLKNTTYMYGVGNLETIELDFDQSIYSNMIDKFGKHIKPYLVNENTYRVQIKHIINSTFYSWIIGFGGKIQIAGNEEQIQKFKTFLNQNFIQ encoded by the coding sequence ATTAAAAATAGTCATTCAAAGCATGTAGAACTTTCACCTATTGATACTTGTTTTTCAAATAATGAATACTATTTATTATGTCAAGGTGCTAGAAATCCTAATGACTGTTTACTTTATCGCTTAGATTATATCAAAGATGTTGAAATCGTTAAAAACTCTCATTTTTCATTTGATGAATATCAATTACAATGTTTTCATGAAAAACTTAAAAATACAACATACATGTATGGTGTTGGAAATTTAGAAACCATTGAATTAGATTTTGATCAGTCCATTTATTCAAATATGATTGATAAATTTGGAAAACATATCAAACCTTATCTTGTTAATGAAAATACTTATAGAGTACAAATTAAACATATTATCAATAGTACTTTTTATTCTTGGATTATTGGATTTGGTGGGAAAATTCAAATAGCTGGTAATGAGGAGCAGATTCAAAAGTTTAAAACATTTTTAAATCAAAATTTTATTCAATAA
- the cas9 gene encoding type II CRISPR RNA-guided endonuclease Cas9 (Cas9, originally named Csn1, is the large, multifunctional signature protein of type II CRISPR/Cas systems. It is well known even to general audiences because its RNA-guided endonuclease activity has made it a popular tool for custom editing of eukaryotic genomes.) has translation MSDMKKLLKQSGLMDDDYVSLQNPYEIRCKGLTEKLTNEELCCSILHITKCRGTVLEISADETKDEETTKGVLSKNAALLKDHFVCEIQLERLKNEGKIRGVENNFQTEDYLKELTTILEHQDLADDMKEKILHLVARRRRYDQGPGSEKSPTQYGSFRVVDGQVVQVNLIDMMRGKCSVYPNELRAPKQSYTAELFNLLNDLNNLTIHSEKMSCDDKQRIIDFVDEKGNITNKQLCKLLEVAEEDITGFRIDKNNKSLLTEFKGYGKVLKVFKKHHQEQLLSDKTIVDDIMEICTKAKGIDERKTEIFKLYPQLSEELVDDLASMKGISGYHSLSLKIMRELNEEMMKTELNQMQLLHQLELHNKHRKSLNGMKKIYPDDEAILSPVAKRAHRETFKVINKLREIYGEFDSIVIETTRDKNSDEQKKRIKDGQKFNENTNKQVNELLMKQGIDSDHVNAMTKLKIRLYLEQDGKTAYTQKDIDLNLLIHDKNAYEVDHIIPISISLDDSYSNKVLVSHYENQIKSNMTPIQTFLKGAFDGGSLEQFRYFVKNNKNMQRKKKNYLLYEKDITKFSDIQEFINRNLIDTSYACRSVMNTLQHYFKDNEIPTKVHTIKGQATSTFRKKIHLQKERDDDYFHHAIDALIVASLKKLNLVNSYLMKYDFNQLYDEKTGEILKVPEEKKYLEPQYIAFVAELKNIYEESYKYNLGIMKKEDMHYPLIKVSHKIDTKPNRQIADETIYSTRFVNGAEMLVEKVKNIYDPKEKAAITLVNNIINNETDKYIMASKDPQTFNKIKEVVMNHFETYKESKEYYIINKGKYELKSTNPLTLYFEEFGPITKYAKKNNGPAIHSMKFYSEKLGNHISITHHYDVHDKKVIMKQISPYRTDFYLSPQGKYKFVTVRYKDVFYKASIGKFVISQEWYDDEKAKKGIDDNWKFVCSMHRDELIGIVKKAGDKYIYDASKEQNGDVLYHDGIHYEILKFTATNDDKKGTFEVKPITCYYKKRLTPTIGTCIKITKFATDVLGNMYEIKENVLKLEFE, from the coding sequence ATATCAGATATGAAAAAACTTTTGAAACAATCAGGTTTAATGGATGACGACTATGTATCATTACAGAATCCATATGAAATAAGATGCAAAGGATTAACAGAAAAATTAACTAATGAGGAATTGTGTTGCTCTATATTACATATTACAAAATGTCGAGGAACTGTTTTGGAAATTTCTGCTGATGAAACAAAAGATGAAGAAACAACAAAAGGTGTTTTATCTAAAAATGCAGCGTTATTAAAGGATCATTTTGTTTGCGAAATACAGTTAGAAAGACTAAAAAATGAAGGAAAAATTCGAGGTGTAGAAAATAATTTTCAAACTGAAGATTATCTTAAAGAATTAACAACAATATTAGAACATCAAGATTTAGCTGATGATATGAAAGAAAAAATTCTTCATCTAGTAGCAAGAAGACGTCGTTATGATCAAGGACCAGGAAGTGAAAAATCTCCAACACAATATGGAAGTTTTAGAGTTGTTGACGGACAAGTAGTTCAAGTGAATTTGATTGATATGATGAGAGGAAAATGTAGTGTTTATCCTAACGAATTGAGAGCACCAAAACAATCCTATACAGCGGAGTTATTTAATCTGTTAAATGATTTAAATAATCTAACAATTCATAGTGAAAAAATGAGTTGCGATGACAAACAAAGAATTATTGATTTTGTTGATGAAAAAGGAAACATAACAAATAAACAACTTTGCAAATTATTAGAAGTTGCAGAAGAAGATATAACAGGATTTAGAATTGATAAAAATAATAAATCACTTCTTACAGAATTTAAAGGGTATGGAAAAGTATTAAAAGTATTTAAAAAACATCATCAGGAACAGCTATTATCTGATAAAACAATTGTTGATGATATAATGGAGATTTGTACAAAAGCGAAAGGTATAGATGAAAGAAAAACTGAAATTTTTAAACTCTATCCTCAACTATCTGAAGAACTTGTTGATGATCTAGCAAGTATGAAGGGCATTTCGGGGTATCATTCTCTATCATTAAAGATTATGAGAGAGTTGAATGAAGAAATGATGAAAACGGAACTGAATCAAATGCAGTTATTACATCAATTAGAGTTACATAATAAGCATAGGAAATCTTTAAATGGAATGAAAAAGATTTATCCTGATGATGAAGCAATTCTTTCACCTGTTGCTAAAAGAGCACATAGAGAAACTTTTAAAGTCATTAACAAACTAAGAGAAATATATGGTGAGTTTGATAGTATTGTCATTGAAACAACAAGAGATAAAAATAGTGATGAACAAAAGAAAAGAATTAAGGATGGACAAAAATTTAATGAAAATACTAATAAACAAGTCAATGAACTTCTAATGAAACAAGGGATAGACAGTGATCATGTCAATGCAATGACAAAACTAAAAATTAGATTATATTTAGAACAGGATGGAAAAACAGCTTATACTCAAAAAGATATTGATTTAAATCTTTTAATACATGATAAAAATGCTTATGAAGTGGATCATATTATTCCAATTTCTATTTCTTTGGATGATTCTTATTCAAACAAAGTTCTTGTCAGTCATTACGAAAATCAGATAAAGTCTAATATGACTCCTATACAGACCTTTTTAAAAGGTGCGTTTGATGGTGGATCATTAGAACAGTTTAGATATTTTGTTAAAAATAACAAAAATATGCAAAGAAAAAAGAAAAACTATTTATTATATGAAAAGGATATTACAAAATTTAGTGATATTCAGGAATTTATTAATCGTAATCTTATCGATACAAGTTATGCATGTCGTAGTGTAATGAATACTTTACAACATTATTTTAAAGATAATGAAATTCCTACTAAAGTACATACGATTAAGGGACAGGCAACAAGTACATTTAGAAAGAAAATACATCTTCAAAAAGAAAGAGATGATGACTATTTCCATCACGCAATTGATGCATTAATTGTTGCATCATTAAAGAAGTTGAATTTAGTAAATAGTTATTTGATGAAATATGATTTTAATCAATTATATGATGAAAAAACTGGAGAAATATTGAAAGTTCCTGAAGAGAAAAAGTATTTAGAACCTCAATATATTGCGTTTGTTGCTGAATTAAAAAATATCTATGAAGAATCCTATAAATATAATTTAGGTATTATGAAAAAAGAAGATATGCACTATCCTTTAATCAAAGTATCACATAAGATTGATACAAAACCTAATCGTCAGATTGCTGATGAAACAATATATAGTACACGTTTTGTCAATGGAGCAGAAATGTTAGTAGAAAAGGTAAAAAATATTTATGATCCTAAAGAAAAAGCTGCAATAACATTGGTCAATAACATTATCAATAATGAAACTGATAAATATATTATGGCTTCTAAAGATCCACAAACTTTTAATAAAATTAAAGAAGTTGTGATGAACCATTTTGAAACTTATAAAGAATCTAAAGAGTATTATATTATTAATAAAGGTAAATATGAGTTAAAATCAACGAACCCCTTAACATTATATTTTGAAGAATTTGGACCAATTACAAAATATGCGAAAAAGAATAACGGACCTGCAATTCATTCAATGAAATTCTATTCAGAAAAATTAGGGAATCATATTTCTATTACACATCATTATGATGTTCATGATAAAAAAGTGATTATGAAACAGATTAGTCCTTATAGAACAGATTTCTATCTATCACCTCAAGGTAAATATAAGTTTGTGACAGTGAGGTATAAAGATGTCTTTTATAAAGCGTCTATCGGTAAATTTGTTATTAGTCAAGAGTGGTATGATGATGAAAAAGCTAAAAAAGGAATCGATGATAATTGGAAATTTGTATGTTCAATGCATCGTGATGAATTGATAGGTATTGTCAAAAAAGCTGGTGATAAATATATTTATGATGCATCTAAAGAACAAAACGGAGATGTTTTGTATCATGATGGAATCCATTATGAAATATTGAAGTTTACAGCGACAAATGATGATAAGAAGGGTACGTTTGAAGTCAAACCAATCACTTGTTACTATAAAAAACGATTAACGCCAACAATAGGAACTTGCATCAAAATAACTAAGTTTGCAACGGATGTATTAGGAAATATGTATGAAATTAAAGAAAACGTATTGAAATTAGAGTTTGAATAG
- a CDS encoding IS110 family transposase, with the protein MKNYNYNLYVGIDVSKGKADAAVLAVPELRAVKPHFLRKKLSFKFIKSEVVEFLNTVRKYSSDQYCLHTYFALEVTGIYSTNIYTFIKQNCNSDEEIHQLNTDFVNKWRESHNISKSDPLDAQTICSIIGTDDQVKYVSDSVFENKNGYQDLKALVHRHYQIKKLYSQETNRLIALCDCYFPELQYVFEPKSAAFLAVLSQYPTSHDIINASKNEVFHLVYEATKHRCSMDKIDKLFNYAQDTLVPHVSDHMRYIISNTVESIIHIRTQLKLIEKDIRKLAATFNVYSLLLTITGCGPLTAAVIIAETGDIFRFKNADHYVSYSGSSPRNKRSGKSVEIMGKISKKGSKYLRHALYMIAEFARRHNPVLKHLFERVKNGNKKRHKLAVIAVANRIARYIYSIMKNEWYYVKISDNLNCRICNKSCLIFVSHC; encoded by the coding sequence ATGAAAAATTACAATTACAATCTTTATGTTGGCATTGATGTCTCTAAAGGCAAGGCTGATGCTGCTGTTCTGGCTGTCCCTGAATTAAGAGCGGTCAAACCTCATTTTCTTAGAAAAAAATTATCTTTTAAGTTTATTAAATCTGAAGTTGTTGAGTTTTTAAATACTGTTAGAAAGTATTCCAGTGATCAGTACTGTCTCCACACTTATTTTGCTTTGGAAGTCACTGGCATATATTCTACTAATATCTACACCTTTATTAAACAAAACTGTAATAGCGATGAAGAAATCCATCAGCTTAATACGGATTTCGTTAATAAATGGAGAGAAAGCCATAATATATCTAAATCTGATCCTTTGGATGCTCAAACCATCTGTTCCATTATCGGTACTGATGATCAGGTCAAATATGTTTCAGATTCCGTTTTTGAAAACAAAAACGGATATCAAGATCTTAAGGCTCTCGTTCACAGACACTATCAGATTAAAAAACTCTATTCTCAGGAAACTAACCGTCTCATTGCCCTTTGTGATTGTTATTTCCCTGAACTTCAGTATGTTTTTGAACCTAAATCAGCTGCTTTCCTGGCTGTCTTATCTCAATATCCTACTTCGCATGATATCATAAATGCTTCCAAAAATGAAGTGTTTCATCTTGTTTACGAAGCAACTAAACATCGCTGCAGTATGGATAAGATTGATAAGCTTTTCAATTATGCTCAGGATACACTGGTTCCACATGTATCCGATCATATGAGATATATTATTTCCAACACTGTTGAAAGCATCATCCATATTCGTACACAATTGAAACTGATTGAAAAAGATATCAGAAAGCTTGCTGCCACTTTTAATGTTTACAGTCTGCTGTTGACCATCACTGGCTGTGGTCCTTTGACTGCCGCTGTTATCATCGCTGAAACCGGAGACATCTTCAGATTCAAAAATGCTGATCATTATGTCTCTTACAGTGGTTCATCACCACGTAACAAGCGTTCTGGCAAGTCTGTGGAAATCATGGGCAAGATTTCCAAGAAAGGCTCAAAATACCTGAGACACGCTCTTTACATGATTGCCGAATTTGCCAGACGACATAATCCTGTTCTTAAACACTTATTTGAAAGAGTGAAGAACGGAAATAAAAAGCGTCATAAATTAGCGGTCATTGCAGTTGCCAATCGCATTGCCAGATATATCTATTCAATCATGAAAAACGAATGGTACTATGTCAAGATTTCGGACAACTTAAATTGCAGAATTTGTAATAAAAGTTGTTTGATTTTTGTTAGTCACTGCTAA
- a CDS encoding DEAD/DEAH box helicase, whose amino-acid sequence MKTEFNIFKSLPSPNNISIAKSYERYDNVKSIHIEYIDGKYFCNAIVDVRKEEFECSFSFDDEYELLDYTCECRWCREGSPCAHIGAVLLKLNQLEVSSFPYNYINSKFENEKKRQEEERNRQRQRIYALKASQTTDFIIENKEYYHNQVSSMISHEKYQLTAFLSKSDDGLCLEYKVGNAKKYIIKNISGFLEDIDNNNLVKYGKFLQFTHTRNAFTEEALKQIDFLKKVEKILDDIYRERYFFDYGNHLSLDRYFYIRTDYLDEFYDLYKELGLDHCVFEDIDYAIQVKLSKDQDYYIFQLEDEHVFYQGENYIYFITSDKNQTKIQRLQMKLNDKLFEVLLHLLEREMLISADDFDDFYKYLLKPMQNYLDIECDFELFQSPYTFIKIYGDMNENEQVYFKIYYEDEEQNRIQAFQQDLMTTVEQDIVETYFRQQSQYIDETKGCAYFDSYDEKTYDFMHDGIAFLQQYCKIYISDSLKKIGRPVRYQIQVGVRVDHDLLSLDIESAQIPQMEIAEVLSRYRRKKKFHRLKNGELLYLESPDLEELSQLMDEYHMEAKDIQDGTLTLNKNRAFALNNDTSQFDHLQIERQSSFQNLINQFDKYQHHIYPLTPYYDQLLRDYQKEGYQWLRMLYDFGFNGILADDMGLGKTLQVIALLDQLEVDKPSLVVCPSSLIYNWEDEVHKFSKTLPITCIVSDAKTRKSLIQSIQGKHLYVTSYDYLRRDFELYEDIEFEYVILDESQYIKNQKTKNALSVKQLHALHKLALSGTPIENSLAELWSVFDFLMPQYLYNYHYFQKRFESDIVKNHNQDKIMQLQKMVSPFILRRNKKDVLLELPDKIEKTQLILMSEQERELYYANLAQVNHQLQDLLKMEKVDKIAILAMLTKLRQICCEPRMIYDNIPQSSSKMKACMELLTNYKENHQQVLLFSTFTKVFDLMEEELKLRGIRYFILTGETNKELRRELVQKFQNGEADVFLISLKAGGTGLNLTAAQAVIHFDPWWNMSAQNQATDRAYRIGQHNNVQVHQLIAKDTIEEKIQILQAKKKELADMFVETSQGNISNLTTEDLKELFAM is encoded by the coding sequence ATGAAAACAGAATTTAATATATTTAAATCTTTACCTAGCCCAAACAATATATCCATTGCAAAAAGTTATGAGCGTTATGATAATGTCAAAAGTATACATATTGAATATATAGATGGCAAATATTTTTGTAATGCCATTGTGGATGTGAGAAAAGAAGAATTTGAATGTTCTTTTTCATTTGATGATGAATATGAATTATTGGATTATACTTGTGAATGTAGATGGTGTCGTGAGGGAAGTCCATGTGCTCATATTGGAGCTGTTCTGTTGAAATTAAATCAATTAGAAGTTTCATCTTTTCCTTATAATTATATCAATTCTAAATTTGAAAATGAAAAGAAACGTCAAGAGGAAGAAAGAAATCGACAAAGACAACGTATTTATGCATTGAAAGCTTCGCAAACCACAGATTTTATTATAGAAAATAAAGAATATTATCATAATCAAGTGAGTTCAATGATTTCTCATGAAAAATATCAATTGACTGCTTTTCTTTCTAAAAGTGATGATGGACTATGTTTAGAATATAAAGTCGGAAATGCCAAAAAATATATCATTAAAAACATAAGTGGTTTTTTAGAAGATATAGACAATAACAATCTCGTCAAATATGGTAAATTTCTACAATTTACACATACACGAAATGCTTTTACAGAGGAGGCATTAAAACAGATAGATTTCCTTAAAAAAGTAGAAAAAATATTGGATGATATATATCGTGAAAGATATTTTTTTGATTATGGGAATCATTTAAGCCTGGATAGATATTTTTATATTCGCACAGATTATTTAGATGAATTTTATGATTTATATAAAGAATTAGGTTTAGATCACTGTGTTTTTGAAGATATAGATTATGCGATTCAAGTGAAATTAAGCAAAGACCAAGATTATTATATTTTTCAGTTAGAAGATGAGCATGTTTTTTATCAAGGTGAAAACTATATCTATTTTATAACAAGTGATAAAAATCAAACAAAGATTCAACGACTTCAAATGAAATTGAATGATAAATTGTTTGAAGTTTTACTTCATTTATTAGAAAGAGAAATGTTAATAAGTGCAGATGATTTTGATGACTTTTATAAATATTTATTAAAGCCAATGCAAAATTATTTAGATATTGAATGTGATTTTGAATTGTTTCAATCACCTTATACATTCATTAAAATATATGGCGATATGAATGAAAATGAACAAGTCTACTTTAAAATTTATTATGAAGATGAAGAACAAAATCGTATTCAGGCTTTTCAACAAGATCTCATGACAACTGTTGAACAGGATATTGTAGAAACGTATTTTCGCCAACAATCTCAATATATTGATGAAACAAAAGGTTGTGCATATTTTGATAGTTATGATGAAAAAACTTATGATTTTATGCATGATGGTATTGCCTTTTTACAACAATATTGTAAAATTTATATTTCTGATTCATTGAAAAAAATTGGGAGACCTGTTCGTTATCAAATCCAAGTTGGTGTAAGAGTTGATCATGATCTTTTATCGCTTGATATAGAAAGTGCTCAAATTCCTCAAATGGAAATTGCTGAAGTGTTGTCAAGGTATCGTCGCAAAAAGAAATTCCATCGTTTAAAAAATGGTGAACTTCTTTATCTTGAATCACCTGATCTTGAAGAATTATCACAATTGATGGATGAATATCACATGGAGGCCAAAGATATTCAAGATGGAACATTGACTTTAAATAAGAATCGTGCTTTTGCATTGAACAATGATACGAGTCAATTTGATCATTTACAAATTGAACGTCAATCATCATTTCAAAATCTTATCAATCAGTTTGACAAATATCAACATCACATCTATCCACTCACACCTTATTATGATCAATTGTTAAGAGATTATCAAAAAGAAGGTTACCAATGGTTACGTATGTTGTACGATTTTGGTTTTAATGGTATCTTGGCTGATGATATGGGGTTAGGAAAAACACTTCAAGTGATAGCTTTATTAGATCAGCTGGAAGTCGATAAGCCTAGTCTTGTTGTATGTCCTTCTTCGCTAATTTATAACTGGGAAGATGAAGTTCATAAGTTTTCTAAAACACTCCCTATAACTTGTATTGTTTCTGATGCGAAGACAAGAAAATCTTTGATTCAATCCATTCAAGGAAAACATCTCTATGTGACATCTTATGATTATCTGCGTCGTGATTTTGAATTATATGAAGACATTGAATTTGAATATGTTATCCTTGATGAATCGCAGTATATTAAAAATCAAAAAACCAAAAACGCCTTATCAGTTAAACAACTTCATGCATTACATAAATTAGCATTATCAGGAACACCCATAGAAAATTCTTTAGCTGAATTGTGGTCTGTCTTTGATTTTTTAATGCCTCAATATTTATATAATTATCATTATTTCCAAAAAAGATTTGAATCTGATATTGTGAAAAATCATAATCAAGATAAAATTATGCAATTACAGAAAATGGTATCACCATTTATTTTAAGAAGAAACAAGAAAGATGTTTTATTGGAATTACCTGATAAAATAGAAAAAACACAATTAATTTTAATGAGTGAACAAGAAAGAGAACTATATTATGCTAATCTTGCTCAAGTCAATCATCAACTTCAAGATTTATTGAAAATGGAAAAAGTGGATAAAATAGCAATCTTAGCCATGCTTACAAAATTAAGACAAATCTGTTGTGAACCAAGAATGATTTATGATAATATACCTCAAAGTTCATCAAAGATGAAAGCATGTATGGAATTATTAACAAACTATAAAGAAAATCATCAACAAGTTTTATTGTTTTCAACTTTTACAAAAGTATTTGATTTGATGGAAGAAGAATTAAAATTAAGAGGTATTCGATATTTCATTTTAACCGGTGAAACAAATAAAGAGTTAAGAAGGGAACTTGTCCAAAAATTTCAAAATGGTGAAGCAGATGTCTTTTTGATTTCTTTAAAAGCAGGAGGAACAGGGCTGAATTTAACAGCAGCTCAAGCAGTTATTCATTTTGATCCATGGTGGAATATGTCGGCTCAAAATCAAGCAACAGACAGAGCTTATCGTATAGGTCAGCATAATAATGTACAAGTTCACCAGCTAATTGCGAAAGATACAATTGAAGAAAAAATACAAATTCTTCAAGCAAAGAAGAAAGAATTAGCAGATATGTTTGTGGAAACAAGTCAAGGCAATATTTCTAATTTAACAACAGAAGATTTAAAAGAATTATTTGCTATGTAA
- a CDS encoding HIRAN domain-containing protein: MNLLITVTGISYYISSIELEPHQEIILKKDPTNKYDKEAIAVYINDTMQIGYVANSIHTVAKGTYSSGRLYDKMGETITATIIVIIKDSAIASLTVD; this comes from the coding sequence ATGAATTTATTAATTACAGTTACAGGTATTTCTTATTATATTTCAAGTATAGAATTAGAACCTCATCAGGAAATTATTCTTAAAAAAGACCCAACAAATAAATATGATAAAGAAGCAATTGCAGTGTATATTAATGATACGATGCAAATTGGATATGTGGCTAATAGTATTCATACAGTTGCAAAGGGAACATATTCGTCAGGCAGACTTTATGATAAAATGGGCGAAACGATCACTGCGACAATCATTGTAATTATAAAAGATAGTGCGATTGCATCGTTGACTGTTGATTAA